A single region of the Mus caroli chromosome 16, CAROLI_EIJ_v1.1, whole genome shotgun sequence genome encodes:
- the Bach1 gene encoding transcription regulator protein BACH1, with protein MSVSESAVFAYESSVHSTNVLLSLNDQRKKDVLCDVTVVVEGQRFRAHRSVLAACSSYFHSRIVGQTDAELTVTLPEEVTVKGFEPLIQFAYTAKLILSKDNVDEVCRCVEFLSVHNIEESCFQFLKFKFLDSTSEQQECARKKCFSSHCQKADFKFSFSEQKDLEIDEADEFLEKKTPQCDSRRCQGSVKTSPPLQDSVSQACQSLCTDKDGALALPSLCPKYRKFQKAFGTDKIRTLESSVRDVHTASVQPNETSELECFGGAQGCADLHVILKCEGMKPAMESEDTKGKDPTPQCPAEQAQGTPLPQDSAGPHGLYSLSVLHTYEQSGDVVFAGMQSKTVKTEKPLSDAQDEKPLENQDLYLKSSMGPKEDSSSLASEDRSSVEREVAEHLAKGFWSDICSTDSPCQMQLSPTVAKDGSEQGYSQRRSECPWLGIRISESPEPGQRTFTTLSSVNCPFISTLSSEGCSSNLEIGNYDYVAEPQQEPCPYACVISLGDDSETDTEGDSESCSAREQDCEVKLPFNAQRIISLSRNDFQSLLKMHKLTPEQLDCIHDIRRRSKNRIAAQRCRKRKLDCIQNLESEIEKLQSEKESLLKERDHILSTLGETKQNLTGLCQQVCKEAALSPEQIQVLAKYSASDCPLSFLISEKGKSTPDGELAFTSVFSVSDVPPTAPPPCGRGSSAASQELVQESPSTTAAAPEQATLLEPCRQSAGISDFCQQMSDKCTTDE; from the exons ATGTCTGTGAGTGAGAGTGCGGTGTTTGCCTACGAGTCCTCTGTGCACAGCACCAACGTCTTGCTCAGCCTCAATGACCAGCGGAAGAAGGACGTCCTGTGTGACGTGACTGTCGTGGTGGAGGGCCAGCGGTTCCGAGCCCACCGCTCGGTGCTGGCTGCGTGCAGCAGCTACTTCCACTCGAGAATCGTAGGCCAGACTGACGCAGAGCTCACCGTCACACTGCCTGAAGAG GTAACGGTTAAAGGATTTGAACCTTTAATTCAGTTTGCctacactgccaaactcattttaAGTAAAGACAATGTTGACGAAGTGTGCAGGTGTGTGGAGTTTCTAAGTGTACACAATATCGAGGAAtcctgcttccagtttctcaagTTTAAGTTTTTGGACTCCACTTCAGAGCAGCAGGAATGCGCAAGAAAAAAGTGCTTCTCCTCACACTGTCAGAAAgcagattttaaattttcattttcagaacagAAAGATCTCGAAATCGATGAAGCAGATGAATTCTTGGAAAAGAAAACGCCTCAGTGTGACTCTCGAAGGTGTCAGGGCAGTGTAAAAACATCCCCCCCTCTCCAGGACAGTGTCAGTCAGGCATGCCAGTCCCTGTGCACGGACAAGGATGGAGCCCTGGCGTTGCCAtctctatgccccaaatacagaaagttccagaaagcGTTTGGAACTGACAAGATCCGAACCCTAGAATCCAGTGTCAGAGATGTCCACACTGCCTCTGTCCAGCCAAATGAGACCTCTGAACTTGAGTGTTTTGGGGGAGCGCAGGGCTGTGCAGATTTACAcgtgattttaaaatgtgaaggaATGAAGCCAGCCATGGAGAGTGAAGACACAAAGGGCAAggaccccaccccccagtgccCTGCAGAGCAGGCCCAAGGGACACCTTTGCCTCAGGATTCTGCAGGACCTCATGGGCTCTACTCCCTGTCAGTCTTACACACATACGAGCAGTCAGGTGACGTGGTCTTTGCTGGGATGCAGAGTAAAacagtgaaaacagaaaagcCTCTGTCAGATGCCCAGGACGAGAAGCCATTGGAAAATCAGGATTTATATCTGAAGTCTAGCATGGGCCCCAAAGAAGACAGCAGCAGCCTTGCATCTGAGGATCGGAGTAGTGTGGAGCGAGAGGTGGCAGAACACCTGGCCAAAGGCTTCTGGAGTGACATTTGCAGCACGGACTCGCCTTGCCAAATGCAGTTGTCGCCCACTGTGGCCAAAGACGGCTCAGAACAGGGCTACTCGCAAAGGCGATCTGAGTGTCCCTGGTTGGGTATCAGGATCAGCGAGAGCCCTGAGCCAGGCCAGCGGACTTTCACAACTCTCAGTTCCGTCAACTGCCCTTTTATCAGTACTCTGAGTTCCGAAGGCTGCTCAAGCAACTTGGAAATTGGAAACTACGATTACGTGGCGGAGCCTCAGCAGGAGCCTTGCCCGTACGCTTGTGTGATTAGCCTGGGAGATGACTCTGAGACCGACACGGAAGGCGACAGCGAGTCCTGTTCTGCCAGGGAGCAGGACTGTGAG GTGAAGCTGCCATTCAATGCCCAACGGATAATTTCGCTCTCACGAAATGATTTCCAATCCTTGTTGAAAATGCACAAACTGACCCCAGAGCAGCTCGACTGTATCCATGACATCCGCAGAAGGAGTAAGAACAGAATCGCTGCGCAGCGCTGTCGCAAGAGGAAACTTGACTGTATCCAGAACCTTGAGTCGGAAATCGAGAAGCTG CAAAGTGAAAAGGAGAGCTTGCTGAAGGAGCGAGACCACATTCTGTCGACGCTGGGGGAGACGAAGCAGAACCTGACCGGACTTTGTCAGCAGGTGTGCAAGGAAGCCGCCCTGAGCCCCGAGCAGATCCAGGTCCTCGCCAAGTACTCGGCCTCCGACTGCCcgctttcctttttaatttctgagaaaggaaaaagtacTCCCGATGGCGAGCTTGCTTTTACGTCGGTTTTCAGTGTGTCTGACGTGCCTCCAACTGCACCACCTCCCTGTGGGCGAGGGAGCAGCGCGGCCAGCCAGGAGCTTGTGCAGGAGTCCCCGTCAACCACCGCAGCTGCCCCCGAGCAGGCCACACTGTTGGAACCCTGTCGgcagagtgctgggatctcagACTTCTGTCAGCAGATGTCTGACAAGTGCACTACTGACGAGTAA